A window of Clostridioides sp. ES-S-0010-02 genomic DNA:
GTATGCTTCAAGCTTTAGGATTTGAGTTTTATGATGAAAACAACAACTTAGTAGGGTTAGGTGGAAAAGTTTTAAATGAAATAAGACATATAAAAATAGATAATAGGTTAAAAGAATTAGATAAATGTAGCTTTAAAATAGCTTGTGATGTGAATAATCCACTGTTTGGTAAAAATGGAGCAGCGTACATATATGGACCTCAAAAAGGTGCAACACCAAAAATAATTGAAGAGTTAGATAATGGCCTTAGAAATTTTGCTAAGATAGTTAAAAGTGATTTAGATAAAGACATAGCCAATATAGAAGGTACTGGAGCAGCAGGTGGATTAGGTTTTGCATTTTTAGCGTTTTTAAATTCAAAATTAGAATCTGGAGTAAAAATAATATTAGAAGAAATTAAAATAGAGAACGAGTTAAAATGTGCAGACTTTGTAATAACTGGAGAAGGTAAATTGGATAATCAAACAGCTATGGGCAAAGCACCAATAGGAGTTGCAAAGATGGCTAAAAAATATGGGGCAAAAGTAATAGGTTTGGCTGGAGCAACGACAGAAGATGCAGTTAAGTGTAATGAAGAAGGGATAGATGCTTATTTTTCTATAGTAAATAGGGCTATGACCATAGAAGAAGCAATGGATAAGGAAACGGCAAGTAATAATATGACTGCCACAACAGTACAAATATTTAATCTTATAAAGGTATTAAAAGGTACTAAATAAAAAGACTGACATAGCTAGGGTTTGATATTGAAATAAGTCCTTTAGAGGATATATTAATCCATATTGAAAATAATTTTAAATATTCATAATAAGCTACTTGTAGGCTAAAAAATTTGTAATTACTCAATCTTAGTGATTAAGTAATTACTTTTTTATTGCAAAATAACATAGTAATAACAGAATAAATTAAAGTACAGAATTATAATATTATAAATTTATACTTATAGACATTGACTAAATCATGATTGTGTATAAAAATAAGTAGTTAAGAGGAAATATATTATTATATTACTTGATAAATTTAGACAAAAAACTTATATCCAAGGAGAGAAAAAATATGATAATTGAGCTAAACAAAAGTAATTCTGAAAATCTAACGAAAACGGAACTTGAAATAATTAAATTTATAAATCAAAATGAGTCAATATTATCAGAATTGTCCATAGTAGAGATTGCTCATGAAACATATTCGTCTCCAGCAACCGTTTCAAGAGCAATTAGAAAATGTGGCCTAAATGGATTTAATGAACTTAGATACAGGTTGACAGTAAAAGATGAAAATAATGATATACACAATATGGGGGATATAATAAACAAGTCTTTTATAGAAGCGCAGAGAGTTATAGAACAAATATCCTTAACTACACTAATTAATATAATAAAAACTATAAATGAATCTAGTAAGATATACGTCTTAGCAAGAGGTCTTACTGAATATGTAGCAAAAGAGTTTAGCCTTAAGTTACAATTACTTGATTTTAATGTGTTTTTTATAAATGACCCTAATATAATGAAAATAAAATCTAAATCAATGAAAGAAGATGAACTTATAATCATATTTTCGTTGAATGGAAACACTAAAGAACTTGTAGAATCAGCACAAAATGCCAATTTAAGTGGAGCCAAAGTTATAACATGTTGTTGTAGTGAAAATGCAAAACTTATAAACTATTCTGATTTATATATTGTAGGATATAAACATTATCATATCTCAATCTCTGAGTATGAAGTGTCATCTAGGTTACCATTGTACATTATATCTAGGATAATTATAGATTATATGGTCAAATATAATAATTCTGAAAATTAAATTGAAAAAGTCTATGAAAATCTATTTTCTTTTTATGAAAAGATTTTCATAGACTTTTTTATTATAATGAAAACATACACAGCAGAAGCAAGGGGGAAGACAATGATATATACATTAACCACGAATCCAGCAATAGATATGAACATATCTACTAACGGTATAAAAAGTAAATTAGTAAATCGTACATCAAATGCTACATATTCTCCTAATGGAAAAGGTTTAAATGTGACATTTGTACTAGGTTATTATGGTATAGAGTCCAAGATATTAGGTTTTTTTGGAGGATTCTCAGGAAAATATATAGTTGAAGAAAGTGAAAAGAAAGGGTTTGATGTACTACCTACCTGGGTAGAAGATACAACTCGTATAAATATATTTTTAAATGATGGAAATGATGAGTTTAAATTTGTAAACTCTGGGTCATATGTAAATGCAAAGCAAAAGCTAGAAATGATAGAGAAGATAGAGTCATTAGAAGATATAAATTACTTGTCAATAAGTGGAAGTTTACCACCTGGTATTGATGATAATTACTATGAAGATATATTTGAGATTTGTAAAAATAAAAATATAAAAACAATACTTGATATAAGTTCACCGAAATTAAAGGAGTTATTAGAATATAATCCATACTTGATAAAACCAAATGATGAAGAAATCAAAGATATATTTGGAATTATTGTAAGAGATGAAGAGGACATTAAGGATGTGCTTAAGTTACTACATTTGAAAGGAGCTCAAAATATATTACTAACTTTAGGAGAAAAAGGTTCTTATTTTTACAATGGAGAAGCAATTTATTATGCTAGTGCTCAACCAGTTACAGTTGTTAGCTCTGCATGTGCTGGTGATTCTGCATTAGCTGCTTTTTTAAGTATATGGTTGGAAAATCCAGAAGATATTGAAGAAGCATTGAAAAGGTCTGCTGCAACGGGTGCAAGTGTGGCTGAAAGTAATGGTATCGGTAGTTTGGCGAATGTAGAAGAGTACATAAAAAATATAAAAGTCAGAAAGGTGGTATAAAAATGGGGAGAAAGATAATCCTTGGGGTAACAGGTTGTCCAACTGGAATTGCACATACATTTATGGCAGAAGAAGCATTAAAAAAATCAGCTAAAGAATTAGGATGTGATATAAAAGTTGAAACAAATGGAGCCATAGGAGTAGAGAATAAATTAACAGCAAAAGATATCGAAATGGCAGATGCAATAATAGTTGCTTGTGATAAAAACGTTGATATGGATAGATTTAATGGAAAACCAGTAATAGAGGTGCCTGTAAAAGAAGGTATACACAAAGCTAGTGAGCTTATACAAAAGTGTATTGATGGTAAAGTAGCAGTTAGAAAGGGAAATACATCAAGTAGCAAATTTACAGAAGAAGGGAATTTGTCGTTTGGTCAAAAACTATATAAAGACTTAATGAATGGAGTATCTCATATGCTACCTTTAGTAGTAGCAGGCGGAGTGCTAACTGCTATATCATTTTTGTGGGGGATTTACTCATTTGACCCAAATTCAGAACAGTATAATCAGATAGCAGCTACATTAAAATCTGTTGGTGGATATTCTATGAATTTGATGGTTCCTGTATTAGCGGCGTTTATAGCTCAATCTGTATCAGGTAGACCTGGTATGTTGGCAGGGCTTGTTGGAGGAATGATATCGTTTGACACAGGTTCAGGGTTCTTAGGTGGAATTATATCGGGATTTTTGGCAGGTTATGCAGTTAAATTATTTGTGTACTTATTGAGAAAATTACCAAGACAGTTAGAAGGACTTAAATCTATTTTTATAATTCCTATAGTCAGTGTGGGTGTTGTTGGTATATCTATGTTGTTACTTGGGGGACCATGTTCAGCTCTTAACAATGCTATGATGAATTTCCTTTCAGGGTTACAGAACTCAAGTCCTATAATCCTAGGATTAGTAATAGGATGTATGTCAGCATTTGATATGGGAGGTCCAGTAAATAAAGCAGCATATGTGACTGGAACTATGCTTCTAGGTCAAGGAAACTACTTATTTATGGCAGGTGTATCTGCAGCTTGTATAACACCACCATTAGTAATAGCTATAGCATCTACTTTATTTAAAAATAGATTTACAGAAGAAGACAGAGCGGCAGGATTAATTAATTATATACTAGGTAGTACTCATATAACAGAAGGAGCGATACCTTTCGCGGCAAAGAATCCACTGAAAGTGTTGCCAGTACTTATGATTGGGTCATCAATATCAGCGATTTTAACTTACATAATGAAAATAGAAGTACCAGCTCCACATGGAGGATTTTTAGTCTTAGGACTAGTAAATAAGCCGCTTTTATGGGTAGGATGTATACTTGCAGGTTCATTAGTAGGAGCGATACTTTATATGATAGTTATACCTAAGGTAGTAAATAACAATAATACTACAGAAAATACAGATGAAATTAAAAATGAATATAAAAATGAAATTACAAAATCGGAAAACGTATCTAATAAAGTTTCTTTGTATAACGAAGAAACAGTAGTTTTAGATGTTAAAGGAAAAAGTAAAACAGATGTAATTGATGAAATGGTTGAAATACTTGATAAATCAGGTGTTCTTTTAGATAAAAATAAATTTAAAGAAGAAATTCATAAGAGAGAAGAAATATCATCTACAGGTTTTGGTATGGGCATAGCGATACCACACGCAAAAACAGATGCAGTAAAAGTACCACGAGTAGCAGTTGGTGTATCAAAAGAAGGGTTTGATTTTGAATCAGAGGATGGAAACCCAGTACATCTTATATTTATGATAGCAGCTACAGACAATGGTGATAATTTACATTTAAAGACATTGTCTCAACTATCTGCAAAACTAATGGACGAAGAATTTTTAAATGAGTTAATAAATAGTAAGACAAGCATAGAAATAGTATCAAAATTAAATAATGAAGAAATTAAATCATTATAAATATATAGGAGGATGAATTATGGCATTAGTGACAACTAAACAAATATTATTAGATGCACAAGAAGGGCATTATGCAGTAGGAGCATTTAATGTTGAAAATATGGAGATGGTTATGGCAGTAATAGAAGCTGCTGAAGAACTTAAATCACCTGTAATACTACAGACAACACCTTCAACAATAAAGTATGCAGGATTGGATTATTATTTAGCAAATGTAAAGGTTGCATCAGAAAAGGCAAGTATTCCTGTGGCTATGCACTTAGACCATGGTTCAAGTTTTGGACTAGCAATGCAGGCACTTAGAGTTGGATATACTTCTATTATGATTGATGGTTCTCATGAAAGTTACGAAGATAATATATCAATATCTAAAGCTGTTGTAGATGCATGTACACCTTCAGATATACCTGTTGAAGCTGAATTAGGTAAAGTTGGAGGTAAGGAAGACGATTTGGATGGTGGTGATGGTGGAGCATATACAGACCCACTACAAGCAAAAGAATTTGTAGAAAGAACAGGGGTATCATCTTTAGCAGTAGCAATAGGCACAGCACATGGGTTATATAAAGGAGAGCCAAAGCTTGATTTGGATAGATTATCTGAAATTAGAGAGGTTGTATCAGTTCCATTAGTGTTACATGGTGGGTCTGGAATACCAGATGAGATTATTAAAGAATCTATAAAAAGAGGGATTTGCAAGGTTAATTATGCAACAGAGTTAAGGATTGCTTATAGTAATGGGGTTAAGGATGTGCTTAATTCTGACCCTGAGGTAATTGACCCTAAGAAATATGGTAAAAAAGGTCTAGATTCGGTTAAAGAATTTGTTAAGAGTAGGATGGAAGTTTGTGGATGTGTAGGAAAAGTAGTAGGGGCAGTGGAGTACTGTTAATAAAATCTAATTATAAATATATAAAATAAAGTAAGAGGTTTATTATAAACCTCTTACTTTATTTTATATATTTAAGAGAATAAATGAGCAGTTTGGAGGGATATGTATGGTAATTAGAAATAAATAAAAATACAACCACTTAATACAGATTTAGAATCTAAATTTATATTAAGAGATTGTATTTAATTAAATTAATACAAATATTGCATAATTGAATCATTAATATTAAAATTAATGAAAAATGAAGTAGAAAATATTGTTATACAAATATATGTATATAAATTTATCATAATATTTAATAAATTAGATATGATATACAACTTATTAAGAAGAACTAGATGTACTTCTATTATATTGAGATATAAAACCTTTAGGCATTTTACTTATAAAATACACAACCATAATACAAGATAAAGGCTTGTCTACTATATTGCTAAGGATTCTTGGAAAGAATGCAGCAGTAAATATCTTATGACCAGACTGAACTAAAAAACCGACCAATAAATCAGCACCACTTCCACTTAAACCACCAAACAATAAAAAATAAAAGTTGATGAAAATAAATTTATAATAATAATAGATATTCCATTATCAAGATTTTAAATACTATAAATAATATGAAGTCTCTAAAATAAACTTTAAGTATATAGGAAGTATTTATTATTTGTATGGTTTTTAATTTATTAGAATTATAGGGAAGACATATATTATAAATTTGAATATTAAGATTTTTTTGAGGGATAGTAGACAAACTATTCCTTATTTTTATAACTAAGGATAAGTGTTATATATGACAGTGAGGATAACAATGGATTTGTTTATTTGTGAGTATTAGGTTATACAAAAGCTGTTATCTATAACTAAATTGGAAAATTCTATCAAATTTTGGAAAACGATTGACAAAGAGAACCAAATAAAGTATATTATTAGTAAGTTAGTTTAATGTACAAATAAATTGTATGCAATGTTTAATATATAAAATTAAGATATTAGACTGAGTTATTTAATTTTAAAGTACATCAAAATGGAAGATTAAATTATCGATTTAGGAGGATGGCTGTGGTAAGAATATTTGAAGATTATATTGAAAAAAGATTTGACAATGAACTACTGCGAATAGAAGCATGGGGAAAAAATTCTTTACGTATTAGGTCATTTGTCGACCAAAATTTTATTGATGAAAATTATGCTCTTAATGAAAAACCTAAGTTGAATAAAGAAGATATTAAAATCGACAAGAGTGAAGATGGTAGTGTAAGTATTAAAAATGGAAAATTAAAGGCTATCTTAGACCATAGAGATAGAATTACATTTTATAACGATAAAAATGAAATATTGTTAAAGGAATTTATTAGATTAAGAGCTGTAAAACACGATGATGGTGGAGAAGACGTAGGAACCATTGAAATTACCAAAGACTTTAACTCCACACTTAAATTAAAATCAAGAGAATATAGACCAAGTTGTAATGGAGAATTTGAAGTAACTACTAGATTTGAGTCTAAACCTTGTGAAAAGGTTTTTGGGATGGGACAATACCAACATGAATTTCTAGATTTAAAGAATACCATTTTGGAGTTAGCTCAAAGAAATTCTCAAATATCAGTTCCTTATTATATTTCTAGCTTAGGTTATGGATTTTTATGGAATAATCCAGGGATTGGAAGAGTATCTTTTGCCAAGAACATAACAGAGTGGAAGATGTTTTCTACAAACTTTATAGATTATTGGATTACTTGTGGAGAAAGCCCAAAAGAGTTAAGTAAAAATTACTCTCAAGTTACAGGAACTGTACCTATGATGCCTGAAAACCTATTAGGGCTATGGCAAAGTAAATTAAGATATAGAACTTCAGAGGAAGTTTTGGATGTTGTGAAAGAATACTCAAAAAGAGGCATTAAACTTTCGTCAATTGCAATCGACTATTTTCATTGGCCTAAGCAAGGTGAATATAAATTTGACTTAGATTATTGGAAAAATCCTAAGGAATTAGTTAGGAAACTAAAAGAAGAGTATTCAGTAGAACCAATAGTATCTGTATGGCCTACAGTTCAAAGTGATGCAGAAAACTACAATGATTATTTAGAAAATGGATATTTAGTCAATGTTAATCGTGGTGTCAGAATGACAATGCAAATTCAAGGAAATACAGTATTTGTAGACATGACAAATAGAGATGCAAGGGACTATGTTTGGGATAGAATAGATAAAAATTATAAGCAACTGGGAATTGATTATTATTGGTTAGATGTAGCTGAACCTGGATATTCTGTTTATGATTTTGATAATTATAGATACAAAAAAGGAAATGTTTTAAGCTGTGGTAACATTTATCCTATTGATTATTTAAAAATGATTTATCATGGTTTACATGATGATACAGAGTCAGTTGTAACTCTTGTAAGAGGAGCTTGGGCAGGAGCTCAAAAGTATGGAGCTTTAGTATGGTCTGGTGATATTGATTCTAGTTTTGAGGCTTTTAATAATCAAGTAAATACAGGGTTAAATATGGGACTAGCAGGTATACCATGGTGGACGACAGATATTGGAGGTTTCCATGGAGGAAATCCTAACGACCCAGAATTTAGAGAACTTATGGTGAGATGGTTCCAATATGCTACTTTTTCACCAATTTTAAGAATGCATGGAGATAGATTGCCTCATAGCAAACCATTATCAAATAAAGGTGGAGGTTCAATGGTAACTGGAGCTCCTAATGAGATATGGTCTTATGGTGAAGACGTTGAAGTAATTCTTACAAAGTTCATCAAAATTAGAGAAAGTATAAAAACTTATTTATCAAAATTGATGAAAGAAGCTCATGAAGAAGGAACACCAATTATGAGAACTTTATTTTATGAATTTCCTGAAGATGATAAAACTTGGGAGATTGATAATACATATATGCTTGGAGATGAAATTTTGGTTGCTCCAATAATGAATTATAAAGATAGAAGTAGAAAAGTATATTTGCCAAAAGGATATACATGGGAGAATATCTTTAGTGGGGTTAGTTATGAAGGTGGAAAAACTTATGAAATTGAATGCCCACTTGAAGAAATTCCTATTTTCTTAAAGCAAAATTCTAAGCATAATTTTGAAGAACTAAAAAATATTTTGAGAGAGGTGAAATCATAATGGAGCCACAATTATGGCAATTATTATTAATCGTACTTTATGGATTTTTTATAAACTATGAAAAAAATTCAACAATGTTTGGTACATATCAACCAGTAACAGCAGGTTTTATTACTGGTCTTATCCTAGGTGATATAAACACAGGTTTATATATTGGAGGTACATTACAACTATTATCATTAGGTATTAGTAACTTTGGTGGAGCATCAATACCTGATTATCAAACAGCAAGTATAGTAGCTACATTTATAACTATTACAACTAAGCAAGAAGCATCTGTAGGAATTTCTATAGGTATCCCAGTTGCTTTATTGATGGTACAGTTAGATGTTCTTAGAAATACTATTGGTATATGGCTAGTTCATAAAGCAGAAGATGGAGCTAGAAAAGGAAATTATAAAAATATAACATATATGCAAATGTTAGGAGTATTATTAACAGCAGCTACAACAGGTATTCCAGTAGCTCTATCTGTAATATTTGGACCTTCTTTAATTAACACAATTTTAAAATATACACCTGAATGGTTAACAGGTGGTTTAACAGTAGCTGGAGGATTACTTCCAGCGGTAGGAATAGGATTATTACTTAGATACCTTCCTGCTAAGGAGTATTTTAGTTATTTAGTAATTGGTTTTGTTTTAGCAGTATATATGAAAGTACCATTGTTAGGTGTAGCTTTAATTGGAGGAGCAATTGCACTTATAATTTACAAAAAGAATGTAGAAAATCAAGCACAACATTATACTGTGGCAGGAGGTATGGATGAAGATGAGTGATAATGTATCAGTAAATAAATCAAATGAAAAAGTTAAGAAAAGTGTTCTATGGCGTTGGTTTTTCACAAGTTCTGTTTCTTCAAATTATGAGAAGATGCAAGCTTTAGCATATTGTTATGCAGTACTACCATTTTTAAAGGTAGTATATAAAGATAACCCAGAAAAACTTCAAAAAGCTGTATTAAATCATTTACAGTTTTTCAATACTAATCCATGGGTTGCACCTTATATTTTGGGTATTAATGTAGCTATGGAGGAATTATCAAGTGAAGATACTGAGGAGGCTGTTACTTCAATTAAAACAGGATTGATGGGACCAGTAGCAGGTTTAGGAGATAGTTTATTTGTTGTTATTCCATGGACAATTTTTGGAGCAATAGCAGCTAACATGGCGATAGATGGAAGTCCATTTGGAATCTTATTATGGATTGCAGTGAGTGTAGCGTTAAAATTATTAAGTATACCACTATTTAATGCTGGATATACATCAGGTACTAAGCTAATATCTTCAATTGAAAAAAGTTTGAAGATTTTAACTGAGAGTACATCTATTTTAGGATTAATGGTGGTGGGAGCATTGATACCATCTGTAGTAAAAGCTAATGTTGCTTTGAACTTTCAACAAGGCGACTTTACAATGAAAGGTCAAGAAATATTAGACCAAATTATGCCTGGATTAGTTCCTGCAATTTTAGTTTTAGTTGTGTATTGGGCTCTTAAAAAGAACATAAAGCCTATATACTTAATTTTAGGTGTAATGGTTGTTTCAATAATTTTATATGCATTAGGTATTTTAAAATAAGGAAAGGGTGATATTTAGATATGGAAATGAAAGGCATTAAAAATATTCGTATAGATGACCGTTTAATCCATGGTCAAGTTGCAACTATGTGGAGTAATAAATTAGGTGTTACAAGATTAATGGTAGTAAATGATGCAGTAGCTAATAATTCTGTTCAAAAACAAGTTCTAAGAATGGCTACACCTGCGGGAATAGCATCATCTATAATTACAGAAGAAACTGCCATAAAAAATATTACTGCTGGTAAGTATGAAGGACAAAATGTATTATTAATTGTAAAGTCTCCTGTTGACCTTATTCCATTTATAGAAGCAGGATTAAAGATACATAATATAAATGTTGGAAATATGTCAAGTAGAAAAGATACAACAGTATTAAAATCTAATATCAGTGTTACAGAAGAAGAGAAGGAAGCATTTAGAAAACTCCTAGATGAAGGAATTGAAATTACAACTATAATGACACCTGATGACAAAAAAACTTATCTTGTAGATATTTTATAAAATTAGAGAGGTGTATTAAAGTGAATAGTATTATTTTGATGAGTCATGGAAATATGGCTGAAGAAGTTTTGAATTCTGCAAAAATGATAATAGGGGATACTATAAATTATCCTACTGTAAATATGAAACAGGATGATGGAATTGAAGGAACAATAAAAAAACTAAAAAAAGCTTTAGAAGTATATAAAGAAAGTTCAGAAATAGTTATAATGGTGGATTTAATTGGTGGAACGCCATGTAATGCTGCTTTATTAGAGGCCAGTATTGATAGTAGAATTAAAATCATTTCAGGGTTAAATTTAGGTATGGTTATTGAATCAGCTTTTTCAGATGAAAAAGAATTAGCAGTAAAGTTAGAGAAGATAGGTAAAGACAATATTTCTATAGTTGAACCTACAATGAGTTTATTATCTGATGATGAATAGAAACTTTATATTAATATCTAATTAATGTACAACTTCTGAGAAAGAGAATATAAATAATCTTGTGTAAACTCCAGAATAAATTTAATTTTAGAATTTATACTTTAAAGGGGTTATGGCTGTGTAGTCATAACC
This region includes:
- a CDS encoding MurR/RpiR family transcriptional regulator, with protein sequence MIIELNKSNSENLTKTELEIIKFINQNESILSELSIVEIAHETYSSPATVSRAIRKCGLNGFNELRYRLTVKDENNDIHNMGDIINKSFIEAQRVIEQISLTTLINIIKTINESSKIYVLARGLTEYVAKEFSLKLQLLDFNVFFINDPNIMKIKSKSMKEDELIIIFSLNGNTKELVESAQNANLSGAKVITCCCSENAKLINYSDLYIVGYKHYHISISEYEVSSRLPLYIISRIIIDYMVKYNNSEN
- a CDS encoding PTS sugar transporter subunit IIA; this encodes MSHGNMAEEVLNSAKMIIGDTINYPTVNMKQDDGIEGTIKKLKKALEVYKESSEIVIMVDLIGGTPCNAALLEASIDSRIKIISGLNLGMVIESAFSDEKELAVKLEKIGKDNISIVEPTMSLLSDDE
- a CDS encoding PTS sugar transporter subunit IIB, which translates into the protein MEMKGIKNIRIDDRLIHGQVATMWSNKLGVTRLMVVNDAVANNSVQKQVLRMATPAGIASSIITEETAIKNITAGKYEGQNVLLIVKSPVDLIPFIEAGLKIHNINVGNMSSRKDTTVLKSNISVTEEEKEAFRKLLDEGIEITTIMTPDDKKTYLVDIL
- a CDS encoding PTS fructose transporter subunit IIABC, yielding MGRKIILGVTGCPTGIAHTFMAEEALKKSAKELGCDIKVETNGAIGVENKLTAKDIEMADAIIVACDKNVDMDRFNGKPVIEVPVKEGIHKASELIQKCIDGKVAVRKGNTSSSKFTEEGNLSFGQKLYKDLMNGVSHMLPLVVAGGVLTAISFLWGIYSFDPNSEQYNQIAATLKSVGGYSMNLMVPVLAAFIAQSVSGRPGMLAGLVGGMISFDTGSGFLGGIISGFLAGYAVKLFVYLLRKLPRQLEGLKSIFIIPIVSVGVVGISMLLLGGPCSALNNAMMNFLSGLQNSSPIILGLVIGCMSAFDMGGPVNKAAYVTGTMLLGQGNYLFMAGVSAACITPPLVIAIASTLFKNRFTEEDRAAGLINYILGSTHITEGAIPFAAKNPLKVLPVLMIGSSISAILTYIMKIEVPAPHGGFLVLGLVNKPLLWVGCILAGSLVGAILYMIVIPKVVNNNNTTENTDEIKNEYKNEITKSENVSNKVSLYNEETVVLDVKGKSKTDVIDEMVEILDKSGVLLDKNKFKEEIHKREEISSTGFGMGIAIPHAKTDAVKVPRVAVGVSKEGFDFESEDGNPVHLIFMIAATDNGDNLHLKTLSQLSAKLMDEEFLNELINSKTSIEIVSKLNNEEIKSL
- a CDS encoding PTS system mannose/fructose/sorbose family transporter subunit IID, which encodes MSDNVSVNKSNEKVKKSVLWRWFFTSSVSSNYEKMQALAYCYAVLPFLKVVYKDNPEKLQKAVLNHLQFFNTNPWVAPYILGINVAMEELSSEDTEEAVTSIKTGLMGPVAGLGDSLFVVIPWTIFGAIAANMAIDGSPFGILLWIAVSVALKLLSIPLFNAGYTSGTKLISSIEKSLKILTESTSILGLMVVGALIPSVVKANVALNFQQGDFTMKGQEILDQIMPGLVPAILVLVVYWALKKNIKPIYLILGVMVVSIILYALGILK
- a CDS encoding 1-phosphofructokinase family hexose kinase encodes the protein MIYTLTTNPAIDMNISTNGIKSKLVNRTSNATYSPNGKGLNVTFVLGYYGIESKILGFFGGFSGKYIVEESEKKGFDVLPTWVEDTTRINIFLNDGNDEFKFVNSGSYVNAKQKLEMIEKIESLEDINYLSISGSLPPGIDDNYYEDIFEICKNKNIKTILDISSPKLKELLEYNPYLIKPNDEEIKDIFGIIVRDEEDIKDVLKLLHLKGAQNILLTLGEKGSYFYNGEAIYYASAQPVTVVSSACAGDSALAAFLSIWLENPEDIEEALKRSAATGASVAESNGIGSLANVEEYIKNIKVRKVV
- a CDS encoding glycoside hydrolase family 31 protein encodes the protein MVRIFEDYIEKRFDNELLRIEAWGKNSLRIRSFVDQNFIDENYALNEKPKLNKEDIKIDKSEDGSVSIKNGKLKAILDHRDRITFYNDKNEILLKEFIRLRAVKHDDGGEDVGTIEITKDFNSTLKLKSREYRPSCNGEFEVTTRFESKPCEKVFGMGQYQHEFLDLKNTILELAQRNSQISVPYYISSLGYGFLWNNPGIGRVSFAKNITEWKMFSTNFIDYWITCGESPKELSKNYSQVTGTVPMMPENLLGLWQSKLRYRTSEEVLDVVKEYSKRGIKLSSIAIDYFHWPKQGEYKFDLDYWKNPKELVRKLKEEYSVEPIVSVWPTVQSDAENYNDYLENGYLVNVNRGVRMTMQIQGNTVFVDMTNRDARDYVWDRIDKNYKQLGIDYYWLDVAEPGYSVYDFDNYRYKKGNVLSCGNIYPIDYLKMIYHGLHDDTESVVTLVRGAWAGAQKYGALVWSGDIDSSFEAFNNQVNTGLNMGLAGIPWWTTDIGGFHGGNPNDPEFRELMVRWFQYATFSPILRMHGDRLPHSKPLSNKGGGSMVTGAPNEIWSYGEDVEVILTKFIKIRESIKTYLSKLMKEAHEEGTPIMRTLFYEFPEDDKTWEIDNTYMLGDEILVAPIMNYKDRSRKVYLPKGYTWENIFSGVSYEGGKTYEIECPLEEIPIFLKQNSKHNFEELKNILREVKS
- the gatY gene encoding tagatose-bisphosphate aldolase subunit GatY; this translates as MALVTTKQILLDAQEGHYAVGAFNVENMEMVMAVIEAAEELKSPVILQTTPSTIKYAGLDYYLANVKVASEKASIPVAMHLDHGSSFGLAMQALRVGYTSIMIDGSHESYEDNISISKAVVDACTPSDIPVEAELGKVGGKEDDLDGGDGGAYTDPLQAKEFVERTGVSSLAVAIGTAHGLYKGEPKLDLDRLSEIREVVSVPLVLHGGSGIPDEIIKESIKRGICKVNYATELRIAYSNGVKDVLNSDPEVIDPKKYGKKGLDSVKEFVKSRMEVCGCVGKVVGAVEYC
- a CDS encoding PTS sugar transporter subunit IIC codes for the protein MEPQLWQLLLIVLYGFFINYEKNSTMFGTYQPVTAGFITGLILGDINTGLYIGGTLQLLSLGISNFGGASIPDYQTASIVATFITITTKQEASVGISIGIPVALLMVQLDVLRNTIGIWLVHKAEDGARKGNYKNITYMQMLGVLLTAATTGIPVALSVIFGPSLINTILKYTPEWLTGGLTVAGGLLPAVGIGLLLRYLPAKEYFSYLVIGFVLAVYMKVPLLGVALIGGAIALIIYKKNVENQAQHYTVAGGMDEDE
- a CDS encoding glycerate kinase is translated as MKILISIDSLKGSLSSIEAANAIKKGILKVEKDAKVKILPLADGGEGTVDALVQGMNGEKETIEVTGPIITKVNATYGLLKSTNTAIIEMAQASGLTLVPTELRNPLNTTTYGVGEIIKEAINKGYRNFIVGIGGSATNDAGVGMLQALGFEFYDENNNLVGLGGKVLNEIRHIKIDNRLKELDKCSFKIACDVNNPLFGKNGAAYIYGPQKGATPKIIEELDNGLRNFAKIVKSDLDKDIANIEGTGAAGGLGFAFLAFLNSKLESGVKIILEEIKIENELKCADFVITGEGKLDNQTAMGKAPIGVAKMAKKYGAKVIGLAGATTEDAVKCNEEGIDAYFSIVNRAMTIEEAMDKETASNNMTATTVQIFNLIKVLKGTK